One segment of Treponema primitia ZAS-1 DNA contains the following:
- a CDS encoding SDR family oxidoreductase, translated as MGIIEKLRLDGKKAFVTGGARGIGYNITIALAEAGADVAIVDMDEATAKTSAETIAKQTGKKIIAIKADVTKKADVDAMIDSVLKAFGRIDVAFCNAGIALNVPAEEMTLEDWNKVININLTGVFLTAQAAGKVMIKQGGGSIINTASMSAHIVNVPQPQCSYNASKAGVIQLTKSLAVEWALKNVRVNSISPGYIGTDLIMNSPLLKPLIEKWCAQSPLHRLGKPEELQAIAVYLAGDASAFTTGSDFGIDGAFTCI; from the coding sequence ATGGGTATCATTGAGAAGCTCAGGTTGGATGGTAAAAAGGCTTTTGTAACAGGCGGCGCCCGGGGAATTGGTTATAATATTACCATCGCCTTGGCCGAGGCAGGCGCCGATGTAGCCATTGTAGATATGGACGAGGCGACCGCCAAAACATCGGCGGAGACAATCGCTAAACAGACGGGCAAGAAAATTATTGCCATCAAGGCTGATGTTACAAAAAAGGCCGATGTGGATGCGATGATCGATTCGGTCCTTAAGGCTTTCGGTAGGATCGATGTGGCTTTTTGTAATGCCGGCATTGCCCTAAACGTTCCCGCAGAGGAGATGACCTTGGAGGATTGGAACAAGGTTATCAATATCAACCTGACCGGGGTGTTCCTTACCGCTCAGGCGGCGGGGAAGGTGATGATTAAGCAAGGGGGCGGGTCGATTATCAACACCGCATCCATGTCGGCGCATATCGTCAATGTGCCCCAGCCGCAGTGTTCCTACAATGCGTCAAAAGCGGGGGTTATTCAGCTTACGAAATCCCTGGCGGTGGAGTGGGCGTTGAAAAACGTGCGGGTGAACAGTATCAGCCCGGGGTATATCGGCACGGACCTTATCATGAATTCGCCGCTTCTGAAGCCGCTCATCGAAAAATGGTGTGCCCAGTCGCCCCTGCACCGCTTGGGAAAACCCGAGGAACTGCAGGCTATTGCGGTATATTTGGCGGGGGACGCCAGCGCATTTACCACCGGTTCCGACTTTGGGATTGACGGGGCGTTTACCTGTATCTAA
- a CDS encoding proline--tRNA ligase translates to MKVSETFIPTLREVPGDAIIVSHRLMLRAAMIRKLSNGLFAYLPLGLRSFRKVENIIREEMDAIGFLEIKPTVVIPGELWKESGRWDSMGEALLRVKNRLDADFVVSPTAEEAFTAIVRDELSSYRQLPLSLYQINTKYRDEVRPRYGVMRGREFVMKDAYSYHTDDESLDETYQKMGRAYRRIFKRCGLTVIPVRADSGAMGGTGSEEFMVESEIGDNTLLLCAGNSVASSACGYAANVEKAACKPDYTAPASIESAKAAAASIPPLEKIDTPHVKTIEELCGFLKTDAKKFIKTLIYKAVNVELDLSAAPGCSKLERRKPAPDAPLVYPEAFFAVAIRGDLDVNEVKLAAILKAAEVMLAADTDVERITGAPVGFAGPVGLTSAPVIADETVTAMNDAVAGALAKDLHYTHVAYGRDFGGWLVTDVRTVVAGDRCPVCGEALYEKKGNELGHIFKLGYKYTKSMKVNYLDENGKSHTPTMGCYGIGLDRTLASAIEEHHDDQGIIWPITIAPFHVIIVPIKYDGAVKIAADSIAAELEKMGIEVLLDDRNERPGVKFNDADLIGIPYRVVVGDKNLAGDTPKVEVKRRAEKENRLVELTKAAEELTGLVYGELAELNR, encoded by the coding sequence ATGAAGGTTTCTGAAACATTTATCCCAACCCTCCGGGAAGTTCCCGGTGACGCAATAATCGTAAGCCATCGTCTTATGCTCCGGGCCGCCATGATCCGCAAGCTCTCCAACGGCCTCTTTGCTTACCTGCCCCTGGGCCTGCGGTCCTTCAGAAAGGTTGAAAATATCATCCGTGAAGAGATGGACGCCATCGGTTTTCTGGAAATAAAGCCCACCGTGGTGATCCCCGGCGAATTATGGAAAGAATCAGGCCGCTGGGACTCCATGGGAGAAGCGCTTCTGCGGGTAAAGAACCGGCTGGATGCGGATTTCGTGGTGTCCCCCACGGCGGAAGAAGCCTTTACCGCTATAGTTCGGGACGAGCTTTCCAGTTACCGCCAACTCCCCCTTTCCCTCTACCAGATCAACACCAAGTACCGGGATGAAGTACGCCCCCGCTATGGAGTCATGCGGGGCCGGGAATTTGTGATGAAGGATGCCTATTCTTATCACACCGATGATGAGAGCCTGGACGAAACCTACCAGAAAATGGGCCGGGCCTACCGCCGTATCTTTAAGCGCTGCGGCCTCACGGTGATCCCCGTCCGGGCCGACTCCGGCGCCATGGGCGGTACGGGCTCGGAAGAGTTTATGGTGGAAAGCGAGATTGGGGATAACACCCTCCTCCTCTGCGCGGGAAACTCCGTTGCAAGTAGCGCGTGCGGTTATGCCGCTAATGTGGAAAAGGCCGCCTGCAAACCGGACTACACCGCCCCCGCTTCAATTGAGTCCGCTAAAGCCGCCGCGGCCTCAATTCCACCGCTGGAAAAGATCGACACCCCACATGTCAAAACCATAGAAGAACTCTGCGGTTTCCTCAAAACCGATGCAAAAAAATTCATCAAAACCCTGATCTACAAGGCGGTCAACGTGGAACTGGACCTCAGCGCTGCCCCGGGCTGTTCCAAACTGGAGCGCCGCAAGCCTGCTCCCGATGCTCCCCTGGTCTACCCTGAAGCCTTCTTCGCCGTGGCCATCCGCGGCGACCTGGATGTCAACGAAGTTAAACTCGCCGCCATACTCAAGGCCGCAGAAGTAATGCTCGCCGCAGATACCGATGTTGAGCGCATCACCGGCGCCCCCGTGGGCTTTGCAGGCCCCGTCGGCCTCACCAGCGCGCCGGTCATCGCCGACGAGACGGTCACCGCCATGAACGATGCTGTGGCCGGCGCTTTAGCCAAGGACCTGCACTATACCCACGTAGCCTACGGCCGGGACTTTGGCGGCTGGCTGGTCACCGATGTCCGCACCGTTGTTGCCGGGGACCGCTGTCCTGTCTGTGGGGAGGCGCTCTACGAGAAGAAGGGCAATGAACTGGGGCATATCTTTAAGCTGGGATACAAATACACCAAGTCTATGAAGGTGAATTACCTGGATGAGAATGGCAAAAGCCATACCCCCACCATGGGCTGTTACGGCATAGGCCTGGACCGGACCCTTGCCTCGGCTATCGAAGAGCACCACGACGACCAGGGCATCATTTGGCCCATCACCATTGCACCCTTCCATGTGATCATCGTTCCCATCAAGTATGACGGAGCCGTTAAAATCGCTGCGGACAGTATTGCTGCGGAGCTGGAAAAGATGGGCATTGAGGTGCTTCTGGATGACCGGAATGAGCGGCCCGGGGTTAAATTCAACGACGCCGACCTTATCGGCATACCCTATCGGGTAGTGGTTGGGGATAAAAACCTTGCCGGGGATACCCCCAAGGTGGAAGTTAAAAGGCGAGCAGAAAAAGAAAACCGCCTTGTTGAACTTACCAAGGCGGCAGAAGAATTAACGGGACTGGTGTACGGGGAATTAGCGGAACTAAACCGGTAA
- a CDS encoding ABC transporter permease — translation MNSILAKVTHSSKIPIIILLFLIIAFFSWQSPNFLTTANFLNVFRQISMIGIAGIGMICVMLTGGIDLSISSQVTFVNIMCAYMMVKNGIPPVYACFITLVIATLVGMLNGILVAYGKLMPLISTLCMQNILKGVSFIISKGIPIFGFPVAFKKLGQGYVGIFPIPVIIMALICVIGAVFLMRSFPGRYFYAVGGNEEASRLSGINTKQVKVLAYTVCGFFSGVAGIIWLSRVNSGQPTTGNGFEFDVISGLVLGGVSIMGGSGDVLGAVLGIIVIGLLNNGLILINMGEFYQLLIKGLVLLLAIGIDSFKRNFKGTLMLKFIKSPKGAQS, via the coding sequence GTGAACAGCATTTTAGCAAAAGTAACCCACTCCAGCAAGATCCCCATAATAATACTGCTTTTTCTCATCATTGCATTTTTTTCCTGGCAATCGCCGAATTTTTTAACCACCGCAAATTTTCTCAACGTATTCCGCCAGATATCTATGATAGGCATTGCCGGCATCGGCATGATCTGTGTCATGCTCACCGGCGGAATTGATCTCTCTATCAGCTCCCAGGTCACCTTTGTCAATATCATGTGCGCCTACATGATGGTAAAAAACGGTATCCCGCCGGTATATGCCTGCTTTATTACCCTGGTCATTGCCACCCTGGTGGGTATGCTTAACGGCATACTCGTGGCCTACGGCAAGTTAATGCCCCTTATTTCTACCCTGTGTATGCAAAATATCCTTAAGGGGGTCAGTTTTATCATCAGTAAGGGTATCCCGATTTTCGGATTCCCCGTTGCCTTTAAAAAACTCGGCCAGGGATATGTAGGCATTTTTCCCATCCCGGTTATAATCATGGCGCTTATTTGCGTTATAGGAGCGGTGTTTCTTATGAGGTCTTTCCCCGGCAGGTATTTCTATGCCGTGGGGGGCAACGAAGAGGCGTCAAGATTATCGGGGATTAACACCAAACAGGTTAAGGTATTGGCCTATACGGTCTGCGGGTTTTTTTCCGGCGTTGCCGGTATCATCTGGCTTTCCCGGGTTAATTCCGGCCAGCCCACCACAGGCAACGGATTTGAATTTGATGTCATAAGCGGCCTTGTGCTGGGCGGGGTCTCCATCATGGGAGGATCCGGGGATGTACTGGGCGCGGTTCTGGGCATCATTGTCATCGGACTCCTCAATAACGGACTTATATTGATAAACATGGGTGAATTTTACCAGTTATTGATAAAAGGCCTGGTCCTGCTCCTGGCTATCGGCATTGACAGCTTTAAGCGTAATTTTAAGGGAACCCTGATGCTGAAGTTTATAAAATCTCCCAAGGGCGCTCAGAGCTAA
- a CDS encoding sugar ABC transporter ATP-binding protein → MDQFILSVKNITKKYPGVKALDKVSMDFSPGEVHAIMGENGAGKSTLIKIIAGAEIPDEGTIVINGQSYDRMRTKTAKNLGIAIIYQELMMVPELSVAENVFLGSLLGNMGVVNYQAMQDRTSELFTALDLKIDPKAKVKTLSVAFQQLIEIARALSRNAKILIMDEPSAALTEEEVDAMLRLILRLKESGVTVLYISHRLDEVFRISDRISILRDGAYITTLETSKTNRDELIRYMVGRSLGATFPERDAKLGEVEMEVRNFTGNGVHDISFSLRRGEILGIGGLVGAGRTELAQLIYGAVPAEGGELYLKGRRVHIKNPRDAVQNGIALIPEDRKQHGLLLEMNVLENISLPLLHRMSRALFVNYHRVNELSMEQKNSLSIKTPSLAQTVKNLSGGNQQKVVLAKWLAAQCDYLIFDEPTRGIDVGAKQEIYKLLNQLAAEGKCIIMISSEMEELIGISDRIIVLCEGRLMGELQKQNFSQAAILAMASGE, encoded by the coding sequence ATGGATCAGTTTATTCTTTCAGTAAAAAACATCACCAAAAAATATCCCGGCGTAAAAGCCCTTGATAAGGTGAGCATGGATTTTTCCCCCGGAGAAGTCCATGCCATCATGGGCGAGAACGGCGCCGGAAAATCAACCCTCATTAAGATCATTGCGGGTGCGGAAATTCCTGATGAGGGGACCATTGTAATTAATGGCCAGTCCTATGATAGGATGCGTACCAAAACAGCAAAAAATCTCGGCATTGCCATTATCTATCAGGAACTTATGATGGTTCCCGAACTTTCGGTGGCGGAAAATGTCTTTTTAGGATCACTTTTGGGTAACATGGGAGTGGTAAATTACCAGGCTATGCAGGACAGGACCTCCGAATTATTTACCGCCCTGGATCTTAAAATTGATCCCAAAGCAAAAGTAAAGACCCTGTCCGTTGCCTTTCAGCAGTTGATAGAGATTGCCCGGGCGCTCTCCCGGAATGCAAAGATCCTTATCATGGACGAACCTTCCGCAGCGCTTACGGAAGAAGAGGTGGATGCGATGCTGCGGCTGATACTGCGGCTTAAGGAAAGCGGCGTAACGGTTTTATATATTTCCCACCGGCTTGACGAGGTATTCCGCATTTCCGACCGTATTTCCATACTCCGTGACGGCGCCTATATTACTACCCTGGAAACCTCCAAGACCAACCGGGATGAACTTATCCGGTACATGGTGGGCCGCAGCCTTGGGGCGACTTTTCCTGAGCGTGATGCAAAACTCGGGGAAGTGGAGATGGAAGTCCGCAATTTTACCGGGAACGGGGTCCATGATATTTCCTTTTCCCTGCGGCGTGGGGAAATTTTGGGCATAGGGGGCCTGGTCGGCGCCGGACGTACCGAATTAGCCCAGTTGATTTACGGCGCCGTCCCCGCAGAGGGGGGTGAATTATACCTTAAGGGCAGGCGGGTACACATCAAAAATCCCCGGGACGCGGTACAAAACGGCATCGCCCTGATCCCCGAGGATCGCAAGCAGCACGGACTTCTCCTTGAAATGAACGTTCTCGAAAACATTTCATTACCCCTGTTGCACCGGATGTCCCGGGCCTTGTTTGTCAATTACCACCGGGTAAATGAACTGTCCATGGAACAAAAAAATTCCCTCAGCATTAAAACTCCCTCCTTGGCCCAGACGGTCAAAAATCTATCCGGCGGCAATCAGCAAAAAGTGGTATTAGCCAAGTGGCTGGCGGCTCAATGCGATTATCTCATCTTTGATGAACCGACCAGAGGTATAGATGTTGGGGCAAAACAGGAAATATATAAACTCCTGAATCAGCTTGCAGCAGAAGGAAAGTGTATCATCATGATCTCTTCCGAGATGGAAGAATTAATAGGAATCTCCGATCGTATCATAGTCCTGTGTGAAGGAAGATTAATGGGCGAATTACAAAAACAGAACTTTAGTCAGGCAGCAATTCTTGCCATGGCATCCGGTGAATGA
- a CDS encoding sugar ABC transporter substrate-binding protein: MKKVLGVLAAAVLAIVLVTGCSKKQAPQDEKTIKIGYTVLSLADAYFSDFFREFEAICKNRGWQLTAVDCRMDSGTQITQIENFITNGMTVIIAQPQDPNALADTVAAAHEKGVIMMGHGIAYPTADVNMYDDNLACGKAVGIAAAKWAREVYGDVEVEAGMFDWQYIKEGRDRNDGILEGLKESNSKIKIVATGMGIDITSGMNFAENMLQANPNIKMFLGITDGGALGACELLESRGVDPEKYAVFGIDATEEALAKIDGNTPFKMTVSKGVPRQNAEMVEEIVDKLISGTYEKVYLTPTITVDKTNYKEFM; encoded by the coding sequence ATGAAAAAAGTATTAGGGGTTTTGGCAGCGGCTGTGTTGGCCATTGTATTGGTTACCGGGTGCAGCAAGAAACAGGCGCCCCAGGATGAAAAAACAATCAAGATAGGATATACGGTCCTATCTTTGGCGGACGCTTATTTTTCGGACTTTTTCAGAGAATTTGAGGCTATTTGTAAAAACAGGGGGTGGCAGCTCACTGCGGTGGATTGTAGAATGGATTCGGGTACCCAGATTACCCAGATCGAAAACTTTATCACCAACGGTATGACCGTGATCATCGCCCAGCCCCAGGACCCCAATGCTCTGGCGGATACTGTTGCCGCCGCCCATGAAAAAGGGGTCATCATGATGGGACATGGCATTGCTTATCCGACAGCGGATGTAAACATGTACGATGATAATCTTGCCTGCGGCAAGGCGGTGGGTATAGCCGCAGCCAAATGGGCCCGGGAAGTATACGGCGATGTAGAAGTTGAAGCCGGTATGTTTGACTGGCAATATATCAAAGAGGGCAGAGACCGGAACGATGGAATTTTAGAGGGCCTTAAAGAAAGCAACTCAAAAATTAAAATTGTTGCCACCGGTATGGGGATTGACATTACAAGCGGCATGAACTTTGCAGAAAACATGCTTCAGGCTAATCCCAATATCAAGATGTTCCTCGGTATCACCGACGGCGGCGCCCTTGGGGCCTGTGAATTGCTTGAATCCCGGGGAGTGGACCCGGAAAAATACGCCGTTTTCGGCATTGACGCCACCGAAGAAGCCCTGGCAAAAATCGATGGCAACACCCCCTTTAAGATGACCGTCAGCAAGGGTGTGCCCCGGCAGAACGCAGAAATGGTAGAGGAAATTGTGGACAAACTGATATCGGGGACCTATGAAAAGGTTTATTTGACCCCCACCATTACCGTGGATAAGACAAACTATAAGGAGTTTATGTAA
- a CDS encoding alpha/beta hydrolase, whose translation MKKTLNLTAKEPLITLADGIVYAQRPDWCDATTRSLKISLLRKRQFADYDERVTWPVIIWLCGGAWTEMDRNVWTPELVWFAKKGFVIASVDYSVTARTRFPQQIVDIKEAIRFLRAHADKFRIDPNHFAVMGESAGGYLAALTGAAGTLREYDQGAYLDQSSAVQAAIPWYPATEISSFPIADILADALPPDMRKYPDITKLVTKDTPPYLLLHGTADSQVPLSQSEKLYDVLQAAGVEADLIILEGSEHAEATFVQPEVKEIILEFLRKHLK comes from the coding sequence ATGAAAAAAACACTTAATCTTACTGCGAAAGAGCCATTGATAACTCTGGCCGATGGAATTGTATACGCCCAGCGTCCTGACTGGTGCGATGCAACCACCCGTTCCCTCAAGATAAGTCTCCTGCGCAAGCGTCAGTTCGCCGACTATGATGAGCGGGTCACCTGGCCGGTGATCATATGGCTCTGCGGCGGCGCCTGGACAGAAATGGACCGCAATGTATGGACGCCGGAACTGGTATGGTTTGCCAAAAAAGGGTTTGTCATTGCCAGTGTGGATTACAGTGTTACTGCCCGCACCCGATTTCCCCAGCAGATAGTGGATATCAAAGAAGCGATACGGTTCCTGCGGGCCCATGCGGATAAATTCCGCATCGATCCAAACCACTTTGCGGTGATGGGTGAATCCGCAGGAGGCTATCTCGCCGCCCTGACCGGGGCTGCGGGTACGCTCCGGGAGTATGACCAGGGGGCGTATCTTGACCAGTCAAGCGCGGTACAAGCGGCAATCCCCTGGTACCCGGCTACGGAGATAAGCAGTTTTCCGATTGCCGATATTTTAGCGGATGCCCTGCCCCCGGATATGCGGAAATATCCCGATATAACCAAACTGGTTACCAAGGATACCCCCCCGTATTTGCTCCTCCACGGTACCGCCGATTCTCAGGTTCCCCTGTCCCAGAGCGAAAAACTCTATGACGTACTGCAGGCGGCGGGGGTGGAGGCGGACCTTATTATCCTGGAGGGCTCTGAACACGCGGAGGCGACCTTTGTCCAGCCCGAGGTCAAGGAAATAATCCTTGAATTTTTACGGAAGCATTTGAAATAG
- a CDS encoding asparaginase domain-containing protein, with protein sequence MCIKKSNKTPFFSLIASTCILLYIQNGKFSIYFFYFTKLAYEKNGVTPVYKTYISLEVRILLLAAPPGVKTFCRCSAQGSTEGEKASCPVCRRENGALPILNPQAARKAYLLIRSLGCSIIKEAAYERNLNTPPMPKDPDGKPSIALSGLSVKLGTDGALDILFHSRRKRIRITEVRLEEDAGRLTHSVRGPAGQQETWMDYSNAGMPSLRIRTAADFEIGEEAEVFLSELRRQIQYLEIIPGKEGFPGTSSEVPRGKQAPWKQASWKQASLENIIRCNAYVAMALYPEEPEHFVKLRNLNSLNFVGKAVNIEMSRQEEIVLNGGTVLNESRIWNAAKNATEPFRIRTEGEKPRFIREDLPPFIPGPGILDPGSADSVSVELPEARRNRMMAEYGLKAHQAEFVCDEKSRADYFEKTLSLGTVSPEISREAAQWMSSYIIKECKRLGLSIADSPLTPERFAKILNMLRDRRIHGSIAKQVVSAVLEEDRDPQGIITERGWEQLTNRETIKAIVTSVIEANAQEVRRIREGDARPIQFLTGLIMKETGGLAEPTLVKDILRELLSVSLVYVLSMGGAISGRVGEDGAVETGDEQVLRDLLAAPLAAPLASPTVESGKGEDFTDASKVRFESIDVGRILSEEIIPSDWAILIETIAEKLNSGTANGIVIAHGTDTLPYTAPLIYWLFADANAPIVFAASSTPPGSSPEAKRTMKKAVSLALGKTKGVYVVHGGKVLSPLNLKFEHIGVDGFRNWNMEAPIFSDTPLLTGPLEADQYILSRMLENAVNSMCVIRIYPGIRPDYLVSLMDKGVKNFFLELYDTGTAGFREGPYSLKRAFTLGKRRGARFYCSSQQEGIVDFSGYTTSRELWRLGAVPMGAYTTETAVARFLAASIIADSEEELTQLMDIDAPPNGDA encoded by the coding sequence ATGTGCATAAAAAAGTCAAACAAAACTCCATTTTTTTCGCTCATTGCATCAACGTGTATTTTATTATACATTCAAAACGGTAAATTTTCCATTTATTTTTTTTATTTTACTAAATTAGCTTACGAAAAAAACGGAGTGACACCGGTGTATAAGACCTATATTTCCCTTGAAGTCCGTATTTTGCTCCTGGCAGCTCCGCCGGGGGTCAAAACCTTCTGTAGATGCAGTGCTCAAGGCAGTACGGAAGGCGAAAAAGCCTCCTGCCCCGTCTGTCGAAGGGAAAACGGAGCCCTTCCCATCCTTAATCCCCAGGCTGCCCGGAAGGCCTATCTGCTTATCCGGAGTCTGGGCTGTTCCATTATTAAAGAAGCGGCTTACGAACGAAACCTCAATACTCCCCCCATGCCTAAGGACCCCGATGGAAAGCCCTCCATCGCCCTTTCCGGCCTGTCGGTTAAGCTGGGGACAGACGGCGCCCTGGATATTCTATTCCACAGCCGGCGCAAGCGGATACGGATCACCGAAGTCCGGCTGGAAGAAGATGCCGGCCGCCTGACCCATTCGGTACGGGGACCCGCAGGGCAGCAAGAGACTTGGATGGACTATTCAAACGCCGGTATGCCGAGTCTGCGGATCCGGACCGCCGCGGATTTTGAGATTGGCGAAGAGGCGGAGGTATTTCTCAGCGAACTGCGGCGGCAGATCCAATATCTGGAGATCATCCCCGGAAAAGAGGGGTTTCCCGGTACTTCCAGCGAAGTTCCCCGTGGGAAGCAAGCTCCCTGGAAGCAAGCTTCCTGGAAGCAAGCTTCCTTGGAAAACATAATCCGCTGTAACGCCTATGTGGCTATGGCCCTCTACCCGGAAGAACCGGAACACTTTGTTAAATTGCGGAACCTCAACTCCCTTAACTTTGTGGGAAAGGCAGTTAATATCGAAATGTCCCGTCAGGAAGAAATAGTCCTGAACGGCGGGACGGTGCTCAACGAAAGCCGGATCTGGAACGCGGCAAAAAACGCAACCGAGCCCTTCCGGATCCGTACTGAAGGTGAAAAACCTCGATTTATCCGGGAAGACCTACCCCCCTTCATTCCCGGACCGGGTATCCTGGACCCTGGGTCCGCGGACAGCGTTTCAGTGGAACTCCCCGAAGCCAGGCGTAACCGCATGATGGCCGAATACGGATTGAAAGCGCACCAGGCGGAATTTGTCTGCGACGAAAAAAGCCGGGCGGATTACTTTGAAAAAACCCTTTCCCTGGGAACGGTATCTCCTGAAATAAGCCGGGAAGCCGCCCAGTGGATGAGTTCCTACATCATCAAAGAATGTAAGCGCCTTGGCCTGAGCATAGCGGATTCCCCCCTGACTCCGGAACGTTTCGCAAAAATCCTCAATATGCTTCGGGATCGGCGTATCCACGGAAGTATCGCCAAACAGGTGGTAAGCGCCGTCTTGGAAGAAGACCGGGATCCCCAGGGGATAATCACGGAGCGAGGCTGGGAACAGCTTACCAACCGGGAGACCATTAAGGCCATTGTCACTTCGGTGATCGAAGCCAATGCTCAGGAGGTACGCCGCATCCGGGAAGGGGATGCCCGGCCTATACAGTTCCTCACCGGGCTGATCATGAAGGAAACCGGCGGCCTTGCGGAACCGACCCTGGTAAAGGATATACTCCGGGAACTGTTGTCGGTATCCCTGGTCTACGTCCTTTCCATGGGAGGCGCCATTTCCGGCCGGGTTGGGGAAGACGGCGCCGTGGAAACCGGCGACGAGCAGGTTCTGCGGGATCTCTTGGCTGCGCCATTAGCCGCGCCATTGGCGTCGCCCACGGTGGAAAGCGGCAAGGGCGAAGATTTTACCGATGCCTCAAAGGTCCGGTTTGAATCGATTGATGTGGGACGCATCCTTTCGGAAGAGATAATTCCCTCTGACTGGGCCATCCTCATCGAGACCATCGCGGAAAAGCTTAACTCGGGAACCGCCAACGGCATTGTAATTGCCCACGGTACCGATACCCTCCCCTATACGGCGCCCCTGATCTACTGGCTCTTTGCCGACGCCAACGCCCCCATTGTTTTTGCCGCCTCCTCTACCCCTCCGGGCAGTTCCCCGGAAGCTAAGCGGACCATGAAAAAAGCGGTCTCCCTGGCTTTGGGGAAAACCAAGGGGGTCTACGTAGTACACGGCGGTAAGGTCCTCTCCCCGCTGAACCTGAAATTTGAACACATCGGGGTAGACGGATTCCGGAACTGGAATATGGAAGCGCCGATTTTTTCAGATACCCCCCTTCTCACGGGTCCCTTGGAGGCGGATCAGTACATACTTTCTCGGATGCTGGAAAATGCGGTAAACTCCATGTGCGTTATCCGGATCTATCCCGGTATACGCCCGGATTACCTGGTATCATTAATGGACAAGGGGGTCAAAAACTTTTTCCTTGAATTATACGATACGGGTACCGCCGGCTTCCGCGAAGGTCCCTATTCCCTCAAACGGGCCTTTACCCTGGGCAAACGCCGGGGCGCCCGTTTCTACTGCAGTTCCCAGCAAGAGGGCATCGTAGACTTTTCCGGCTACACAACTTCCCGTGAACTCTGGCGGCTTGGCGCCGTCCCTATGGGGGCTTACACTACCGAAACCGCCGTAGCCCGTTTCCTGGCAGCCAGTATCATCGCCGACAGCGAAGAAGAACTGACCCAGCTCATGGACATCGACGCACCGCCGAATGGCGACGCCTAA